The Benincasa hispida cultivar B227 chromosome 11, ASM972705v1, whole genome shotgun sequence genome has a segment encoding these proteins:
- the LOC120091844 gene encoding transcription termination factor MTERF4, chloroplastic, with protein MRPRKSAKFSLVLGIAHQIYEKFGLFCPKITKSYLNPCAHQSHIQSFWRVFPLGVLYSTQSSKLPEYEMPTVTWGAVQGRKEKLVSRVIICDYLKSLGIVPDELEHLELPSTVEVMRERVEFLQKLGLTIDDINEFPLMLGCSVRKNIIPVLGYLEKIGIPRPKLGEFIKNYPQVLHASVIVELAPVIKLLRGLDVEKEDIGYVLQKYPELLGFKLEGTMSTSVAYLVSIGVNPRDIGPMVTQYPYFLGMRVGTMIKPLVEFIVSLGLPKKIVARMLEKRAYILGYDLEETVKPNIDCLLSFGIRKELLPSVIAQYPQILGLPLKAKLSSQQFFFDLKLKIDPAGFAQVIEKMPQIVSLHQHVIIKPAEFFLGRGIPSSDVAKMIIKCPQLVACRVELMKNSYYFFKSEMGRPIKELVNFPEYFTYSLESRIKPRYERLQSKGIRCSLNWFLNCSDQRFEERLKGEFIETESLRPSFCMGGRLELPGNEIIVSDDEVEEDECDEKLHRRIVSL; from the coding sequence ATGAGGCCAAGAAAATCTGCTAAGTTCTCCCTGGTTTTGGGCATTGCCCATCAAATTTACGAGAAATTTGGCTTATTCTGCCCCAAGATTACCAAATCCTACCTGAATCCATGTGCCCACCAATCGCATATTCAAAGCTTTTGGAGGGTTTTTCCATTAGGTGTACTGTATTCGACTCAATCCTCAAAACTTCCTGAATATGAAATGCCTACGGTCACCTGGGGAGCTGTTCAAGGGCGCAAAGAAAAACTTGTTTCCCGAGTCATAATCTGTGACTACTTAAAGAGTTTGGGGATTGTTCCTGATGAATTAGAACACTTGGAGCTGCCTTCTACGGTTGAAGTCATGAGAGAGCGTGTCGAGTTTCTTCAGAAGTTAGGATTGACGATCGATGACATTAACGAGTTCCCATTAATGCTAGGTTGTAGTGTTCGCAAAAATATAATACCTGTTCTAGGTTACTTGGAGAAAATTGGGATTCCAAGGCCAAAACTTGGAGAATTTATTAAGAATTATCCACAGGTCTTGCATGCCAGTGTCATTGTTGAGCTTGCTCCCGTCATTAAGCTTCTTCGTGGGCTCGATGTGGAGAAAGAAGATATTGGATATGTCCTCCAGAAATACCCTGAGCTTCTGGGTTTCAAGCTTGAGGGGACAATGAGTACATCTGTTGCATATCTTGTGAGTATAGGTGTTAATCCAAGAGATATTGGACCAATGGTCACACAATACCCGTACTTTTTGGGGATGAGAGTTGGAACCATGATCAAGCCCCTCGTTGAGTTTATTGTTTCTTTAGGTTTGCCAAAGAAGATAGTAGCAAGAATGCTCGAGAAGCGAGCATACATACTTGGTTATGATCTTGAAGAGACCGTGAAGCCCAATATAGATTGCTTGCTAAGCTTCGGGATTAGGAAGGAGCTGCTTCCTTCGGTGATTGCACAATATCCACAAATTCTTGGGCTGCCTCTGAAAGCGAAGTTGTCTTCTCAGCAATTTTTCTTTGACCTAAAGCTCAAGATTGATCCTGCAGGGTTTGCACAAGTGATAGAAAAAATGCCACAGATAGTCAGCCTTCACCAACACGTGATAATTAAACCGGCAGAGTTCTTTCTTGGACGCGGTATTCCGTCCTCTGATGTAGCTAAGATGATCATTAAATGTCCTCAGCTGGTCGCCTGTCGTGTAGAACTCATGAAAAACAGTTACTACTTCTTCAAGTCTGAGATGGGCAGGCCAATTAAAGAACTTGTCAACTTCCCCGAATATTTTACGTACAGTTTGGAATCGAGGATAAAACCAAGGTATGAGAGGCTGCAGAGCAAGGGAATCAGATGTTCATTAAATTGGTTTCTCAACTGCAGTGATCAAAGGTTTGAGGAGAGATTGAAGGGTGAATTCATTGAAACAGAGAGTTTGAGGCCATCATTTTGTATGGGAGGGAGATTAGAACTACCAGGGAATGAGATTATTGTGTCAGATGATGAGGTTGAGGAGGATGAGTGTGATGAAAAACTTCACAGACGTATTGTTTCTCTTTAG
- the LOC120090711 gene encoding uncharacterized protein LOC120090711 encodes MVVPAKKYFRATVACQVHKIALVIKNKLTEEQMRLYRKTFFGPLLDINIVFNGQLLHHFLLREVADANPDVITFNILGKKVTFSQEDFNLITGLWPTRETIERETSGERLQKLILGPKDPNEKDSSYKDVETTFEKFSFTNDKDVVKVALALFIKTVMIGRDKKI; translated from the coding sequence ATGGTCGTCCCTGCTAAGAAATATTTCCGTGCTACAGTTGCTTGCCAAGTCCACAAAATTGCCCTTGTGATTAAGAATAAGTTGACAGAAGAACAGATGAGGTTGTATAGGAAAACGTTCTTTGGTCCACTGTTGGatataaatattgtttttaatGGACAACTTTTGCACCACTTTCTGTTAAGGGAGGTAGCAGATGCGAACCCAGACGTTATAACATTCAATATTCTAGGGAAGAAGGTAACATTCTCCCAAGAGGATTTTAACTTGATAACTGGGTTGTGGCCAACCAGGGAAACAATAGAAAGAGAAACAAGTGGTGAAAGGCTGCAAAAACTCATTCTTGGACCGAAGGACCCAAATGAAAAGGATAGTTCTTACAAGGATGTGGAGACCACATTCGAGAAGTTCAGTTTTACTAATGAcaaagatgttgtcaaggttgCATTAGCACTATTTATTAAAACGGTGATGATTGGAAGAGACAAAAAAATCTAG